One window of the Rhipicephalus sanguineus isolate Rsan-2018 chromosome 4, BIME_Rsan_1.4, whole genome shotgun sequence genome contains the following:
- the LOC119391534 gene encoding CRISP/Allergen/PR-1: protein MKTERILFTTLWLWSTVGSSVQKCLEEYKKQRPAHTACLPPNKECTIKATHVSKAGIQLILRTHNHYRSMVAMGKLPKFSTATNMQQLLWDEELASVAQAKADQCTNANGKLDHDKAADRFTTKFKSVGQNLAFRRSSASFKGTDWPGQIKAWFDEYYHYPPDSVNSFSPPSDEPTGHFTQVVWATTGYVGCGYADYTVAGVKQMPYMQLYVCNYGTTGNVLTRPVYLAGPVCSACPKGTACVKETGLCSPPEATAAVDEERDTNSLGQRKKSKDGQIKPSTPYRKNDAGIIFTPSWTAVFAVFAATYVTVFTWVTSLE, encoded by the coding sequence ATGAAAACAGAGAGGATCCTTTTCACGACTCTGTGGTTATGGTCGACGGTCGGAAGCAGTGTCCAGAAATGCCTCGAGGAGTACAAGAAGCAGCGGCCCGCACACACCGCCTGCTTGCCGCCCAACAAGGAGTGCACCATTAAGGCCACGCACGTAAGCAAAGCCGGTATCCAGCTCATCCTCAGAACGCACAACCACTATAGAAGCATGGTGGCCATGGGAAAGCTCCCGAAGTTCTCGACGGCCACAAACATGCAGCAGCTGCTATGGGATGAAGAGCTTGCTTCTGTGGCACAGGCCAAGGCGGATCAGTGCACGAACGCCAATGGAAAACTGGATCACGATAAGGCTGCAGACAGGTTCACTACCAAGTTTAAATCCGTAGGACAAAACTTGGCCTTCCGGAGAAGCAGCGCCTCCTTCAAGGGAACTGACTGGCCCGGTCAGATCAAGGCGTGGTTCGACGAATATTATCACTACCCGCCGGACAGCGTGAACAGTTTCTCGCCTCCTTCCGATGAGCCGACTGGACACTTTACGCAGGTTGTGTGGGCCACGACGGGCTACGTTGGTTGCGGCTACGCCGATTACACCGTCGCCGGCGTCAAGCAGATGCCGTACATGCAGCTGTACGTGTGCAACTACGGCACAACAGGTAACGTGCTGACGCGCCCCGTTTACCTGGCCGGGCCTGTGTGCTCCGCCTGCCCCAAAGGCACCGCCTGTGTCAAGGAAACCGGCTTGTGTTCCCCTCCTGAAGCAACTGCGGCGGTCGACGAGGAAAGGGACACCAATTCACTCGGGCAGCGTAAAAAGAGTAAGGACGGGCAAATCAAACCATCCACGCCGTATCGAAAGAACGACGCCGGTATAATCTTTACGCCATCTTGGACCGCTGTCTTTGCCGTATTTGCTGCGACCTATGTAACCGTGTTCACCTGGGTTACGTCCCTCGAGTAG
- the LOC119391535 gene encoding solute carrier family 22 member 5 — protein MSSASDAVTMTAAFRRRAFAVVLCWFSVNFTYYGLLARDASTEDLSLAVRTLVQVALYTAVWRHLHSHGQRETFFLMLGLLGVLLAVRVAVNLAGIAVLLALANAVVVSASAVTLSVNYGYTAEVFPTIIRSRGLAVSYAVGRLGVLTASFLEIFITEGEYSVNLVMTGLVLLSAAALQWLPEIFVEKRKVAPPEACLSPDQRKKVLQASLSPTITTPKEIRTGKRFKKARKVKHEVAEHRYITRQPAVAAAA, from the exons ATGTCGAGTGCTAGCGACGCCGTCACCATGACAGCTGCATTTCGGCGGCGCGCATTTGCTGTGGTTCTCTGCTGGTTCAGCGTCAACTTCACATACTACGGCCTGCTGGCACGTGACGCCTCCACCGAAGACTTGTCTCTCGCTGTGCGCACTCTTGTACAGGTGGCGCTCTACACTGCGGTCTGGCGGCACCTGCACAGCCACGGTCAGCGCGAGACCTTCTTCCTCATGCTCGGTCTTCTGGGTGTCCTCTTGGCGGTGCGAGTGGCCGTCAATTTGGCCGGCATCGCTGTGCTGTTAGCACTGGCCAACGCGGTCGTAGTGAGCGCGTCCGCCGTCACGCTGAGTGTGAACTACGGCTACACAGCCGAGGTGTTCCCCACCATCATCAGGAGCCGGGGCCTGGCCGTCTCGTATGCCGTTGGACGGCTAGGAGTACTGACAGCAAGCTTTCTGGAGATATTTATTACAGAAGGAGAGTACTCCGTCAACCTGGTGATGACTGGGCTGGTGCTACTCAGCGCAGCTGCCCTTCAATGGCTGCCTGAAATCTTCGTGGAGAAGCGCAAGGTGGCGCCGCCCGAGGCCTGCCTGAGCCCAGACCAGCGCAAGAAGGTCCTCCAAGCTTCCCTTTCGCCTACGATCACTACACCAAAGGAGATACGCACAGGAAAGCGCTTCAAGAAAGCTCGCAAAGTAAAACATGAAGTCGCGGAACACCGTTACATCACCAGG CAGCCAGCTGTTGCCGCTGCAGCTTGA
- the LOC119391536 gene encoding solute carrier family 22 member 7: MTPSTSAQATPVNSPGPEASLITGFSIAETHKAIQDNVYVIVGHGTFQRRVLFTGMLSVVTLLMHALGSQLFTHDVLHWCAPPYELRDVPASVWRNVAIPLGLDGEPSQCSVYDPPIPHGEDDERRVVPCDRWQYDTADEGDSIVSRWDLVCGHVWLFKAIKAANMMGAVMCVPMAGLLADKLLGAAVIFILLYEVTGNERRALYGVLDTAVGTTTVPPVVHLVAQLNPRWNMAHAFLSLPTAILVLWCYLLDESPSWLLATWKTRSAEQVIIAAAIPTASTSQKLASPIRLSGSR, translated from the exons ATGACCCCAAGCACGTCAGCCCAGGCGACACCCGTCAACAGTCCAGGACCCGAAGCGAGCCTGATAACGGGCTTCTCCATAGCCGAGACGCACAAGGCGATCCAggacaacgtctacgtcatagtGGGACACGGGACCTTCCAGCGTCGCGTCCTCTTCACCGGAATGCTGTCCGTTGTGACGCTACTGATGCACGCCCTTGGAAGCCAGCTTTTTACCCACGACGTTCTCCACTGGTGCGCACCGCCGTACGAGCTTCGCGACGTCCCCGCGAGCGTCTGGAGGAACGTGGCCATCCCGCTGGGTCTTGATGGCGAGCCCAGCCAGTGTAGCGTCTACGATCCACCCATTCCG CACGGTGAAGACGACGAACGCCGTGTGGTGCCCTGCGACCGTTGGCAGTACGACACCGCCGACGAAGGCGACAGCATTGTCAGCCGGTGGGACCTGGTGTGCGGGCACGTCTGGCTATTCAAGGCCATCAAGGCGGCTAACATGATGGGCGCGGTAATGTGCGTGCCAATGGCCGGTTTGCTTGCGGACAAG CTGCTCGGTGCAGCTGTGATATTCATCCTGCTCTACGAGGTGACCGGCAACGAGCGACGCGCCCTCTACGGAGTCCTAGACACGGCCGTCGGAACGACGACCGTGCCGCCCGTAGTCCACTTGGTAGCTCAGCTGAATCCGCGCTGGAACATGGCGCACGCGTTCCTGTCTCTGCCGACGGCCATACTCGTGCTCTGGTGCTACCTCCTCGATGAATCCCCCAGCTGGCTCCTAGCGACGTGGAAGACGCGGTCTGCCGAGCAGGTCATCATAGCTGCCGCCATACCAACGGCGTCGACATCGCAAAAGCTCGCCTCACCTATAAGGCTCTCAGGGAGCAGGTGA